Below is a genomic region from Streptomyces sp. V3I8.
GATCGGCGTCGGCCCTGCGCTGCCAGGCCTGGCCGGGTTCGGCCAGCCACCACGGGTCGCCGGCCAGGACGCCCTCGCAGACGATCTGGTACGCGGTCGCCTCGGGCAGCAGGTCTTCGCGCATCAGCTCGCGTACGAGGGGGTTGATGACGCGGGCGGTGCGCTCGGGGCCGATGAGCTGGTCGACGGCGGGCATGGGGCGGTCCTTCCTCGAGGGCGGTGGTGCGGGGCGGCTGGTGATGCGGGTTCGGGCACGGGGTGGGCCGCACGTTCGGCGCGGCCGACGGGTGCGGGGGCCGGGTGGGGCAGCTTCAGCAGCTGCGCGAGCGCCTGGCGGGCGGACAGGTCGTGGGCGGGGTCGTGGATGAAGGCGGCGGTGGCGGCCAACTGGCCGCGCAGGTGCTGCAGTTCGTCTTCGGCGATGCGCAGGAGTGCCGGTAAGTGGCTTGTCGCCCCGGCACCGTTCGTGGTCATCTCGTGGAACCTCCGTCACCCCCGGGGCGGGGGCAGTGGGGCGTGCAGCTTTGCCCCCCGTGCACGCCCCACGTCAGATCAATGGGGAGGGCAGCCGGGGCAGCCGGACGCGAAGTCGACAGCTGCCCCGGGCCGCATCGGGGTGCAGACCTGGGCTCAGGTCTGGTTGAGGAGTTCGCGGTTGCGCTGCTGCCGGTCGGGGGTGCGGGGCTCGCGCCATGGCTCGTACGGGCGGGCCCACATGGCGCTCGCGGCCGGGGCCGGGTCGGGGGCCGACGGCCGGGACTGGTTGCGCAGGGCGCGGGCGCGGTCGGCCGCGGCGACGACACCGACCCAGTCGAGTCCGTGGCGCTCCTGCAGGCGACGGCGCAGCACCTTGCGCTCGCGGGGGATGGTTGCAGCCCAGATGCCGGTGGGGGTCAGCTCCGGATTGGCGAGCGCCCATTTGAGGCAGCCGGCCGCGATCGGGCAGCGGCGGCACGCCGCGCGGGCGCCCTCGATGCGTTCCTGCGCGGCCTTGCTGCTGTGGTGGCCGTACTCGTGGACGAACAGCGCCGGATCGACGCGGCAGGCCAGCGTCGTGTTGGCGTGGGGGAAGGGGATGCGGGGATCGGCCTCGAAGATGGATGCGTTCGTGCGCATGGATGAGCTCTCCTTGCACAGTGGTCGAAGAAGAGGGAAGAGCGGAGGGACGACGCGGCCTCAGGCGTGGTCGCCGTAGGCCTTGCCGCGCTTGGGCTGCACGTCGGAGGCGAACCGGCCCTGGCGGGCTTTCACCGGATCGGCTGTGATCCAGTTCTCCGCGCAGACCTTGTGGACGGGCTCGCCGTGGTGAGAGCGCATCGGGGTGTCCCGCCCGCACAGCACACAGGGCAGGTCCTGCCAGCGCTCGAAGTGTCGGGCGTCGCGCCAGTCCAGGAGTTCGCCGGGTGCGGGGATCAGGCCCGGCTCCCACAGCGGTTTCTTGCGGGCCCGGGCCTTCATCCGAGCGGCAGGTGGGTGCCGGGGCGGCCGGGGCGGCGTCCGTGGACTGCGGGCGCATACGCGTCCTGGCGGGTCGCCATGTAGCCGAGCGGCTCCTGGCCGCTCTTGACGCGGTACATCGCCATGTCCGCGCCCCGCAAAAGCCTTGAGGCGCCAGCCGCGTCCGGCAGGTCGGCGGCGCGGGCGATACCGATGGACACCACCGGGCGCACGATCTGCCCGGCAGGGTCGCGCAGCAGCTGCCCGTCGTACGGGACGGGCTGCGCCAGAACCTCGCGCAGGGCGAGGACCTCGCGGACCGCTACGGCCGGGGGCAGCAGCAGTGCAACGCCGAACTCGTCACCGCCCAGGCGCGCGGCGAGCCCGCTGCGGGCAGCCGCCCACACGCTCAGTCGGCGGCCGATCGCGGCGATCAGCACGTCGCCGGCCGCGTGCCCGAGGCTGTCGTTGACGGCCTTGAGTCCGTCGGCGTCGGCGACCAGCACGTGCAGCGCCTCACGGCGGGTGCGGTCGATGCGCTCCATCAGGAGGTCGCGGCCGGGCAGGCCGGTGAGGGGGTCGCGGCGGGCGGTGTGCAGCTGGCGGCGCACCCTCACGTCGTCGACGACGGCGGCCAGGGCGAGCGGCACGGCAGCCGCGGCGAGAGCGAATGTGCGGGTCGGCAGCCGTAAGACTGCGGATCCGGGCATGATGGTCTCCAGATCTCGCCCCCTCGCGGGGGCGGGTACGAGAGAGGCGCACCCCGGCTTTCCACGGCGTAGGGGGTGCGCCTCTTGCTGTGTAGGTGTGATCAGAGGGACAAGGTCATCGTGCGCTTGGTGAAGACGCGTGCTGCACTGAGGTGAGCTGTTGACGCGGTTCCATAGGAGTGGCCATGGCCAGCACCGGCAGGCAGCCAAAGCGGGGGCGGGTATGGCGCGCGCGGCGGCGGTGGGCCGCCATGGGACTGTTCGGCCGGATCGTCACGGCTGTCATCGCCGCCGTTGTGGGTCTCCTTGTGCTGTTCCTCGCTCTGGGTGGCATCCTCAGCGCATGCGGCGCGGGGGAGGACGAGCCTCAGATGCCTGTCCCGTCCAGCACTCCCGCTGTGTCCTCAGAACCGGCCACCTCTGACGGCCCCACCCGAACGCCCACGCCCACCGGCGACGTAACTGCCGTGGAGACACCTTCCGAGTCGGTGCCGAGCAGCCCAGCCGTCACGCCTCCCTCACGTCCTGCGGAATCCGACACAACGGTCACGGAACCAGGTCGCGAGGAGACCACGGCGGAGCCGAGTCGTGAAGAGCCACCGCCGACTGCGGATGTGTACTACGAGAATTGCGACGCGGCTCGAGACGCCGGCGCAGCCCCGGTGTACCAGGGGGATCCCGGCTATGGACCGCACCTGGACCGCGATGGCGACGGGGTGGCCTGCGAACCGTACTTCGGGCAGTGAAGAGCGGTTGTTTTCACCCGCCGTAGCTGAAAGGCGCGCCTCGGCTGTTCAGGACTGGTGCACCTTCTTGCTTTTGGATCTTTTGGTTTCCGGCCTGACCTGCGGTCGGGCATGCTGGAAGGTGCTTGCGTCTTGTGACGGGGACGGGAGCGATTCCCCGGGGTGGCCGGCCTGCCTCTTAGTCGATGCTGCGGGCGCCCCGGGGCCATCCGCTCAGCGCGGGTACCGGCTGGATGCTGTGGCAGTCCGGCGTGAGCGGGTCGTGCGGGGAGCGGCCGTGGGTTGGCCGGAGCTCCGCGAGGATGTCGATGAGGTGCTCTTCCGTGTCGAGGACGATGTCGGTGTAGCCGCGCCCGCAGGTGCACGGCGCGATCAGCGTCAGTACGTCGCTCGCCCCGTCGGACTCCGAGATGCGCAGCGTGTGGTGCAGCCACAGGCCCCCGCCCAAGGACGCCACCGCAGCGGACTCCAAGCGGCGGGTTCCGCGCTCGCGCACGGACGGGTAGCCGTGCCAGATGTCGGGGTCGACGGCCTGTTCGAGTGTGTACGTGTACGTGTTGAAGATCAGGTGTGCGGCCGTCGTCTCGGCTGCGTCGCGCTCTTCGTCCTCGGACGCCTCGCCGACCGCTGCGGCGGCGATCTCCATCAGGTGTGCCAGCGGGGAGTCCGGCTCGTACGGGCAGGCCGGAGTGTTCAGGGTGTGGGTCATCGGCTCTCCTGTCCGGGGCAGGTCGTGCTCGGGCCGGGCTGTCCGGTCCTGCGCCGGGCCCCGCACCGGCCGCCGGGATGTCGGCGAGGGTGCGGGGCCCGGCGCAGGAGCGTCAGACCAGGGCGCCGATCACGGCGAGCAGGAGCAGGGTGAGGGCGGTGAGGATCAGGTCGACCGCCCACTGCAGGTGGCCGAACTTGCGCACGGCGATCGTGGACAGGATGCGGATGCGGGCGGCGCGGATGTCGCCGTGCAGCACCTCGCGGATGTCGGTTTCGCTCATGCGTGCCCAGGCCGGGAACGACTCCGGGCCGCCACCGTGTAACCGGGGGCGCACGACCATGAGCAGCAGCACGGAGGCCGCCATCAGTGCCAGGACGGCCGCCATGACGCAGGCCTGTGTGAAGAGGGGCAGCGGTTGGCCTGCGAGCGAGGCGAGGCCGGCCAGGACCGCGCCGGTGAACGCGAGCAGCAGGCTGGATTTTCCGTCGGTGCGGGCGATCTCCATGCTGACGTGGGCGCAGGCCGCGTCCAGGTTGCGGTCGGTGTGGGCGCTGGAGTGGTCGGGAAGGGTCAGGGCGGGCAGGGCCATGGCGGCTCTCCTTGAGTCAGGCGGCGAGGTAGTGGGCGGGGCTGGCCGGGAGGGTGTAGGTGGCCGGGTCGGCGGGGATGCCCTCCGCGCATTCCAGGCAGCTGCCGAGGGTGCGCAGCGGAAGACAGAACATGTACCGGCGACGGCAGAGGGGACAGGTGGACCTGGCGGCCATCGCCCGGTCCAGCGCCCACTCCTGAGCGAGCGTCGGCACCCGCTTGGGCCGGGCCAGGTGGACGTCGTAGAGCCAGGCGCGGCCGCGGTGCCCGGGCAGGCAGGACCACTGCGGGGTGTAGCGGCAGCGCGTGCAGCGCAGGATGCCCACCACACCGCCCCGGCCGGGGCTGACGTTGCGCTCCCGAAGCTGGCGGCGGGTGAGGAGGTGGTCGGGACAGTCGCGGCCGCGGTCGTACTCCGGCAGCCCGGCGGCCCCGCGGGGTGTGCGTATCTGCGGGCAGCCGCGAGGACGCGTGTGCTGGCGCATCACCGGATCCAGGAGCCGGGCAGCCGGGCGGGGCGGTGCGGGTAGCGGGGGCCCGGGCGAAAGGGGCGGGGCCGGCCGATCCGGCGGCGCGGGCGGGGAATGAGCATGGGCAGTTCCTCCGGGCGTCGGGGACAGCGCTGCGCCCCGCCGATGTGGTGCTGGTGTCGGCGGGGCGCAGCAGGTGGTGCGTTCGGCCAGGCGGCCTGTCCGGCCCTCGCCCCCGTGTGTGGGGCGGGCGAGGGCCGGGCAGGGCGTCAGGTCTCAGCGGGTGGGGAGCAGCCGGGTGATGCGCTGGCGCACCTGGTCCCAGAGGGTGGGGTGGGTGTGCCGCCAGGCGGTGCGGTCCACGCCGTCCTCGGCGGGGAAGGTCTGGGAGGCACCGCAGGTGCACGTCCAGGCGTAGGGCTCGGGGCGGGTGTCGTCGCGGGTGGCGGTGACCGTGACGGAGCGTCCGTCGTGGCGGCCGTGGTAGGTGCCGGTCCACAACTCGTTGGGCTGCAGCTTCTTCTTCATCAGGGTTTCCGTTCGCATCGAAGTCGCGCCGCGTCCTGGTCGGTCGCGGCGCTCGCGGATGTGGCTGTGCGGGGCACTACGGATGCGCCGCCGACGTCGTTGCATGGGGTCGGGGCGGGGAGTGGGGTGTGGGCGCTTTACAGGCCGCGGGTGTCGGCCAGGCGGGCGGCGTCGGCGAGGATGCGCATCGGGGCGCGGTCGCTGCCGTGGGCGTCGTTGAAGGCGGGCACGGAGTCGACGTCGTCGCCGAACTGGCGGCGGATCGCGTCCAGCACCACCGCCGCGGCGTCGGCTTCCAGGCCGCGGTTGCCGCCGGCTTCTTTGCGGATGGCTCCGAGCAGGCAGACCGCGCCGTTCTCGTCGGTGAGGGAGCCCGCGCACCATCCGCTGGTCTGCATGCGGTGGTGGGCGCGCTCGAGGAGCCCGGCGACGCCGACGGGCGAGAGGTCGTCGGCCGGGGCCGGGGTGGGTTGGAGGGTGGGGGTGAGCGGGACGGTGACGACGTCGGCCAGGTCGACGACCGTGTCGGGGCGGGCGGTGTTGACCTCGTAGGCGACCTTGGCTTCGTCCAGCCGTACGGTCATCGCCGCGTCCGTGGCCGCCAGCCGCGCCTCCAGGCTCAGGGCGGTGTCGCGGGCGGGGCCGGCGGTCGTCGTGGGCCCGGGAATGGTGGGGGACAGGGACGCTGGCGCGG
It encodes:
- a CDS encoding WhiB family transcriptional regulator; translation: MRTNASIFEADPRIPFPHANTTLACRVDPALFVHEYGHHSSKAAQERIEGARAACRRCPIAAGCLKWALANPELTPTGIWAATIPRERKVLRRRLQERHGLDWVGVVAAADRARALRNQSRPSAPDPAPAASAMWARPYEPWREPRTPDRQQRNRELLNQT
- a CDS encoding GGDEF domain-containing protein, translated to MPGSAVLRLPTRTFALAAAAVPLALAAVVDDVRVRRQLHTARRDPLTGLPGRDLLMERIDRTRREALHVLVADADGLKAVNDSLGHAAGDVLIAAIGRRLSVWAAARSGLAARLGGDEFGVALLLPPAVAVREVLALREVLAQPVPYDGQLLRDPAGQIVRPVVSIGIARAADLPDAAGASRLLRGADMAMYRVKSGQEPLGYMATRQDAYAPAVHGRRPGRPGTHLPLG
- a CDS encoding Pycsar system effector family protein, producing the protein MALPALTLPDHSSAHTDRNLDAACAHVSMEIARTDGKSSLLLAFTGAVLAGLASLAGQPLPLFTQACVMAAVLALMAASVLLLMVVRPRLHGGGPESFPAWARMSETDIREVLHGDIRAARIRILSTIAVRKFGHLQWAVDLILTALTLLLLAVIGALV
- a CDS encoding RRQRL motif-containing zinc-binding protein, yielding MRQHTRPRGCPQIRTPRGAAGLPEYDRGRDCPDHLLTRRQLRERNVSPGRGGVVGILRCTRCRYTPQWSCLPGHRGRAWLYDVHLARPKRVPTLAQEWALDRAMAARSTCPLCRRRYMFCLPLRTLGSCLECAEGIPADPATYTLPASPAHYLAA